A genomic segment from Antedon mediterranea chromosome 6, ecAntMedi1.1, whole genome shotgun sequence encodes:
- the LOC140052045 gene encoding uncharacterized protein isoform X2, whose protein sequence is MELWTTLIYGFAILQLISGQVDYKWILAGDSVSLFVDTDVDIDGLLWEKNDVANDEWVRQSTLNLTNVTVSDSGSYDCYYSNPASSEADLIPIKAFELFIIEPEPNIIVFEGLAVNENQDGQASCVIQGDPLPTIDEVTLYLPDGRPILPKKAVVHNDNFTIEMDFVGITVWNTKPYTCSVITAIGSLNKTIEGQVYKTPRLHNQPNVNINDNDVTIIWKAWPDSKIMEPGDGPVIKYSVLYNCTNSTSKYIGNGVDGSTTSLQSSIGELSIKRGFLCTFFAIPSRPGFGGEGPFITSAGRTIYIPCLKPKSSPTVVSVSLIGSDMIQVKWKNIKIEDWNCEGVNSYIVRYNMVSYPSKVFEVEVEKVKSEVLLKVDHLCATYDISVTASNQDMESLSSTAVNVSTTDSCLRLLKTSATDEYVTIVLKTPNTTLDLANYYDITYQCLYRLYYLLPEANSTTRNQTFLAASTTFHIVDLQSACRYNFTVKRISKSLHVTSENYLVDTLSPSASGKPELMVVERQLTKMKVKFKPLENYPYIKNYSVLIMESKYSMNEARNLKFMKMSESGPKHYMAAQFLPDVSDITFVIGNQQLDDGFYNAPLDPAKSYYVALAPIDYKDEVIFDLVVWKNGTDLPTPSEMAIENDEKIGIIGIIGMIGISILLLVIVVLVAYYKRNGGSHKFLEQLSSHRHHHHTPQEYIDMETIQLTANRGSEFYEDICDYKKICWEDLMIDAKVIGRGNFGEVRLGLLKETGKNKQVAIKTLPEDAVNKAKTDFLTELNIMAMIGDHENVIHLIGACINEGTLYVAMEYAKHGNLLTFLKLSREEHLYSNSSAMRAKDDHFVSSINQEQLLKFCWDIAKGMNHLTSRGVIHRDLAARNVLIDHNLTAKVSDFGLSRDENMYVMTTTGRVPVKWMAPESIMYQTYTSKSDVWSYGVLVWEITSYGM, encoded by the exons ATGGAACTCTGGACTACGCTGATATATGGCTTTGCAATTCTACAATTAATTTCTG ggCAAGTTGATTATAAATGGATACTTGCAGGTGACTCTGTTAGTTTGTTCGTTGACACTGACGTGGATATAGATGGACTTTTGTGGGAGAAAAATGATGTAGCAAATGATGAATGGGTGCGTCAAAGTACATTAAACCTGACCAACGTTACCGTGTCAGATTCAGGATCATACGATTGTTACTACTCTAACCCCGCATCAAGTGAGGCAGATTTAATACCAATAAAAGCTTTTGAACTATTCATAATTG AACCTGAACCAAACATCATAGTGTTCGAAGGCCTGGCAGTAAATGAAAATCAAGACGGACAAGCAAGCTGTGTGATACAGGGAGATCCACTACCCACAATTGATGAGGTCACATTATATTTACCTGATGGCCGTCCAATATTGCCAAAAAAGGCTGTAGTACACAACGATAACTTTACTATTGAGATGGATTTTGTAGGAATAACAGTATGGAATACTAAGCCGTATACATGTAGTGTGATAACCGCAATTGGAAGTTTGAATAAAACCATTGAAGGACAAGTGTACA aaaCTCCACGTCTCCACAATCAACCAAACGTGAATATAAACGACAATGATGTGACAATTATTTGGAAGGCATGGCCTGATTCTAAAATAATGGAGCCTGGTGACGGTCCGGTTATCAAATACAGTGTACTTTACAACTGCACTAATTCTACATCTAAATACATTGGAAATGGGGTAGACGGATCTACAACGTCATTACAATCGTCGATTGGAGAATTATCCATTAAAAGAGGATTTCTGTGTACTTTCTTTGCGATTCCATCACGACCTGGATTTGGAGGAGAAGGACCATTCATTACTAGTGCTGGGCGTACTATATACATACCGTGTCTAA AGCCGAAGAGTTCGCCAACCGTTGTGAGTGTGTCTCTAATCGGAAGTGATATGATCCAAGTTAAATGGAAG AACATTAAGATCGAAGATTGGAATTGTGAAGGGGTGAATTCATACATTGTGCGATACAATATGGTTTCATACCCATCGAAAGTCTTTGAGGTAGAGGTTGAAAAAGTCAAGTCTGAAGTGCTGCTAAAAGTTGATCATCTTTGTGCTACATACGACATCAGCGTTACGGCTTCAAATCAGGATATGGAGAGTTTAAGTTCAACAGCCGTAAATGTCTCAACAACTGATTCAT GTCTTCGTTTGTTGAAAACATCTGCAACTGATGAGTATGTTACAATTGTTCTGAAGACGCCGAATACAACATTAGATCTGGCTAACTACTACGAC ATTACCTATCAGTGTTTATACAGGCTGTACTATTTGCTACCAGAAGCAAACTCAACAACACGCAACCAAACCTTTCTAGCGGCCTCAACGACTTTTCATATCGTCGATCTTCAGTCTGCTTGTCGCTACAACTTCACTGTCAAACGGATCTCAAAATCGTTACATGTGACATCAGAAAATTATCTTGTGGACACGTTATCTCCGTCAG CATCTGGAAAGCCTGAATTGATGGTTGTAGAGAGACAACTAACAAAGATGAAAGTGAAGTTTAAACCACTCGAAAATTATCCGTACATAAA AAATTACTCAGTTCTTATAATGGAGAGTAAATATTCGATGAATGAAGCACGAAATCTGAAGTTTATGAAGATGTCGGAATCAGGACCGAAGCACTATATGGCAGCTCAATTCCTGCCTGATGTCAGTGACATTACATTTGTAATTGGCAATCAACAGCTAGATGACGGGTTTTATAACGCACCTCTAGACCCAGCAAAATCGTATTATGTGGCTTTAGCTCCAATCGACTATAAAGATGAG GTTATATTCGATCTAGTTGTTTGGAAGAATGGAACAGATTTACCAACTCCGTCAGAGATGGCTATTGAAAATG ATGAAAAAATTGGAATTATTGGTATTATTGGAATGATTGGTATATCAATTCTACTCCTTGTTATTGTGGTTCTAGTTGCCTATTACAAACGCAATGGTGGATCACACAAGTTCCTGGAGCAACTGAGTTCTCATcgccatcatcatcatacaccACAGGAATACATTGATATG GAGACAATACAATTGACAGCAAACAGAGGGTCAGAGTTTTATGAAGATATATGCGATTACAAAAAGATTTGCTGGGAAGATTTAATGATCGATGCTAAAGTTATTGGTAGAGGAAATTTCGGCGAAGTTCGCCTTGGCCTTCTGAAAGAAActggaaaaaataaacaagtgGCTATTAAAACTTTACCTG AGGATGCGGTTAACAAGGCTAAAACAGATTTcttgacagagcttaacatcATGGCAATGATTGGTGATCATGAAAATGTTATACATCTTATAGGAGCATGTATCAATGAAG GTACTCTCTATGTCGCTATGGAATATGCAAAACATGGAAATCTGctgacatttttaaaactaagTCGAGAAGAACATTTGTATTCAAACAGTTCAGCAATGAGAGCTAAAGACGATCATTTTGTCTCCTCAATTAATCAAGAACAACTTTTGAAATTCTGCTGGGATATTGCTAAGGGAATGAACCATCTGACTAGTAGAGGG GTAATTCATCGTGATTTAGCAGCAAGGAACGTACTAATTGATCATAATTTGACAGCTAAAGTTTCAGATTTTGGTCTTTCCAGAGATGAAAATATGTACGTCATGACAACAACG GGACGCGTTCCGGTGAAATGGATGGCTCCAGAATCAATAATGTACCAAACATATACGTCAAAAAGTGATGT ATGGTCATATGGTGTTCTTGTGTGGGAAATAACTAGTTACGGTATGTAA
- the LOC140052045 gene encoding uncharacterized protein isoform X1, whose product MELWTTLIYGFAILQLISGQVDYKWILAGDSVSLFVDTDVDIDGLLWEKNDVANDEWVRQSTLNLTNVTVSDSGSYDCYYSNPASSEADLIPIKAFELFIIEPEPNIIVFEGLAVNENQDGQASCVIQGDPLPTIDEVTLYLPDGRPILPKKAVVHNDNFTIEMDFVGITVWNTKPYTCSVITAIGSLNKTIEGQVYKTPRLHNQPNVNINDNDVTIIWKAWPDSKIMEPGDGPVIKYSVLYNCTNSTSKYIGNGVDGSTTSLQSSIGELSIKRGFLCTFFAIPSRPGFGGEGPFITSAGRTIYIPCLKPKSSPTVVSVSLIGSDMIQVKWKNIKIEDWNCEGVNSYIVRYNMVSYPSKVFEVEVEKVKSEVLLKVDHLCATYDISVTASNQDMESLSSTAVNVSTTDSCLRLLKTSATDEYVTIVLKTPNTTLDLANYYDITYQCLYRLYYLLPEANSTTRNQTFLAASTTFHIVDLQSACRYNFTVKRISKSLHVTSENYLVDTLSPSASGKPELMVVERQLTKMKVKFKPLENYPYIKNYSVLIMESKYSMNEARNLKFMKMSESGPKHYMAAQFLPDVSDITFVIGNQQLDDGFYNAPLDPAKSYYVALAPIDYKDEVIFDLVVWKNGTDLPTPSEMAIENDEKIGIIGIIGMIGISILLLVIVVLVAYYKRNGGSHKFLEQLSSHRHHHHTPQEYIDMETIQLTANRGSEFYEDICDYKKICWEDLMIDAKVIGRGNFGEVRLGLLKETGKNKQVAIKTLPEDAVNKAKTDFLTELNIMAMIGDHENVIHLIGACINEGTLYVAMEYAKHGNLLTFLKLSREEHLYSNSSAMRAKDDHFVSSINQEQLLKFCWDIAKGMNHLTSRGVIHRDLAARNVLIDHNLTAKVSDFGLSRDENMYVMTTTGRVPVKWMAPESIMYQTYTSKSDVWSYGVLVWEITSYGDIPYADADGKSLIHFLGEHKRLEKPKYCSQRVYDIMRSCWQMEPKERPSFIELSQKFDELYHEQVRKYFTEAPQTSVDVDTYTEMKPNTDIKIHLGMTPSEMTV is encoded by the exons ATGGAACTCTGGACTACGCTGATATATGGCTTTGCAATTCTACAATTAATTTCTG ggCAAGTTGATTATAAATGGATACTTGCAGGTGACTCTGTTAGTTTGTTCGTTGACACTGACGTGGATATAGATGGACTTTTGTGGGAGAAAAATGATGTAGCAAATGATGAATGGGTGCGTCAAAGTACATTAAACCTGACCAACGTTACCGTGTCAGATTCAGGATCATACGATTGTTACTACTCTAACCCCGCATCAAGTGAGGCAGATTTAATACCAATAAAAGCTTTTGAACTATTCATAATTG AACCTGAACCAAACATCATAGTGTTCGAAGGCCTGGCAGTAAATGAAAATCAAGACGGACAAGCAAGCTGTGTGATACAGGGAGATCCACTACCCACAATTGATGAGGTCACATTATATTTACCTGATGGCCGTCCAATATTGCCAAAAAAGGCTGTAGTACACAACGATAACTTTACTATTGAGATGGATTTTGTAGGAATAACAGTATGGAATACTAAGCCGTATACATGTAGTGTGATAACCGCAATTGGAAGTTTGAATAAAACCATTGAAGGACAAGTGTACA aaaCTCCACGTCTCCACAATCAACCAAACGTGAATATAAACGACAATGATGTGACAATTATTTGGAAGGCATGGCCTGATTCTAAAATAATGGAGCCTGGTGACGGTCCGGTTATCAAATACAGTGTACTTTACAACTGCACTAATTCTACATCTAAATACATTGGAAATGGGGTAGACGGATCTACAACGTCATTACAATCGTCGATTGGAGAATTATCCATTAAAAGAGGATTTCTGTGTACTTTCTTTGCGATTCCATCACGACCTGGATTTGGAGGAGAAGGACCATTCATTACTAGTGCTGGGCGTACTATATACATACCGTGTCTAA AGCCGAAGAGTTCGCCAACCGTTGTGAGTGTGTCTCTAATCGGAAGTGATATGATCCAAGTTAAATGGAAG AACATTAAGATCGAAGATTGGAATTGTGAAGGGGTGAATTCATACATTGTGCGATACAATATGGTTTCATACCCATCGAAAGTCTTTGAGGTAGAGGTTGAAAAAGTCAAGTCTGAAGTGCTGCTAAAAGTTGATCATCTTTGTGCTACATACGACATCAGCGTTACGGCTTCAAATCAGGATATGGAGAGTTTAAGTTCAACAGCCGTAAATGTCTCAACAACTGATTCAT GTCTTCGTTTGTTGAAAACATCTGCAACTGATGAGTATGTTACAATTGTTCTGAAGACGCCGAATACAACATTAGATCTGGCTAACTACTACGAC ATTACCTATCAGTGTTTATACAGGCTGTACTATTTGCTACCAGAAGCAAACTCAACAACACGCAACCAAACCTTTCTAGCGGCCTCAACGACTTTTCATATCGTCGATCTTCAGTCTGCTTGTCGCTACAACTTCACTGTCAAACGGATCTCAAAATCGTTACATGTGACATCAGAAAATTATCTTGTGGACACGTTATCTCCGTCAG CATCTGGAAAGCCTGAATTGATGGTTGTAGAGAGACAACTAACAAAGATGAAAGTGAAGTTTAAACCACTCGAAAATTATCCGTACATAAA AAATTACTCAGTTCTTATAATGGAGAGTAAATATTCGATGAATGAAGCACGAAATCTGAAGTTTATGAAGATGTCGGAATCAGGACCGAAGCACTATATGGCAGCTCAATTCCTGCCTGATGTCAGTGACATTACATTTGTAATTGGCAATCAACAGCTAGATGACGGGTTTTATAACGCACCTCTAGACCCAGCAAAATCGTATTATGTGGCTTTAGCTCCAATCGACTATAAAGATGAG GTTATATTCGATCTAGTTGTTTGGAAGAATGGAACAGATTTACCAACTCCGTCAGAGATGGCTATTGAAAATG ATGAAAAAATTGGAATTATTGGTATTATTGGAATGATTGGTATATCAATTCTACTCCTTGTTATTGTGGTTCTAGTTGCCTATTACAAACGCAATGGTGGATCACACAAGTTCCTGGAGCAACTGAGTTCTCATcgccatcatcatcatacaccACAGGAATACATTGATATG GAGACAATACAATTGACAGCAAACAGAGGGTCAGAGTTTTATGAAGATATATGCGATTACAAAAAGATTTGCTGGGAAGATTTAATGATCGATGCTAAAGTTATTGGTAGAGGAAATTTCGGCGAAGTTCGCCTTGGCCTTCTGAAAGAAActggaaaaaataaacaagtgGCTATTAAAACTTTACCTG AGGATGCGGTTAACAAGGCTAAAACAGATTTcttgacagagcttaacatcATGGCAATGATTGGTGATCATGAAAATGTTATACATCTTATAGGAGCATGTATCAATGAAG GTACTCTCTATGTCGCTATGGAATATGCAAAACATGGAAATCTGctgacatttttaaaactaagTCGAGAAGAACATTTGTATTCAAACAGTTCAGCAATGAGAGCTAAAGACGATCATTTTGTCTCCTCAATTAATCAAGAACAACTTTTGAAATTCTGCTGGGATATTGCTAAGGGAATGAACCATCTGACTAGTAGAGGG GTAATTCATCGTGATTTAGCAGCAAGGAACGTACTAATTGATCATAATTTGACAGCTAAAGTTTCAGATTTTGGTCTTTCCAGAGATGAAAATATGTACGTCATGACAACAACG GGACGCGTTCCGGTGAAATGGATGGCTCCAGAATCAATAATGTACCAAACATATACGTCAAAAAGTGATGT ATGGTCATATGGTGTTCTTGTGTGGGAAATAACTAGTTACG gagACATACCTTACGCAGACGCAGATGGAAAatcattaatacattttcttgGTGAACATAAACGACTAGAAAAACCAAAGTATTGCAGCCAACGAGt atATGATATCATGCGTTCCTGTTGGCAGATGGAGCCCAAGGAAAGGCCATCCTTCATAGAATTGTCACAGAAATTTGATGAATTATACCACGAGCAAGTTAGAAAATACTTTACAGAAGCTCCTCAGACGAGTGTTGATGTCGATACGTATACTGAAATGAAACCTAACACCGATATCAAAATACATTTGGGAATGACTCCCTCTGAAATGACCGTTTGA